Genomic segment of Aliarcobacter trophiarum LMG 25534:
ACATCAAAATATATACTATCTTCGGTTTTATATGCAATATCTTTTAAAAGTAATTTCTCTATCATCTCTTTCATAGATTCAAGATTTTCTGTAGCTTTTGGCTCAAAACTGTTTGGTAAAATATTTAGAATTTCCATATCATTTTTATATCTTTTTATATAAAAATTTGTAATCTCTTCTAAAGTTTTACCCTCTTCTTTCATTTTTTTAATAATTTTATCATCAATATCTGTAAAATTTTTTGCAAATATTACTTCATAGCCATTTGCTTTTAAAACTCTATGAAGTAAATCAAAAGCTATAGCACTTCGTGCATGTCCCAAATGAGAATTATCATAAACAGTTGGTCCACAAACATAAATTTTTACTAAATTATCTTTTAAAGAGACAAACTCAACTTTTGTTTTCTTTGATGTATCATAAAAATATATCTTTTTCATACTATTTAAATAGTGCCTCAAGGCTTGATGTATCTGCTATTTTATCTTCTTTTTTAGTTTCAAAATTTGAAGCTGTTGCACCTGTTTCAATCTCAACTATTTCTATATCATATTTAGTAAGCATAGAAGCCAATCTTATATTTAACCCTGCTTTTCCTATGGCTTTGCTTTTTTGCTCACTATTTATCATTACAATTGCCTTACCTTTTTCTCCATTTTTTGGATGCTCTTCTATTTTTACACTATTAACTAAAGCTGGACTTAAAGCTCTTGATATAAACATTTCTGGAACAGTAGAATACTCTATACAGTCGATATTTTCACCATTTAACTCTTTTGAAACTGCATTTATTCGTACACCTTTTACTCCAACAATTGCTCCAATAGCATCTATTTGTGGACTTGTAGATATAAGTGCTATTTTTGATCTAGTTCCTGGAATTCTAGCACTTGCTTGAATAATAATTTTCTCATCTTTAAGCTCTGGAACTTCCATCGTAAGTAGGTTTTCTAGGAATTTTGGACTAGTTCTCGATAACTCAATCATCAAACCTAAACCTTTATCTATATTTACAGATTTTACAACTGCTTGAAGAGTATCTCCTACTTTAAAGTGTTCACCTTTTATTCTATTTTTTCTTTGAAGAATCCCTTTTATCTCACCAATTTCAATAAAAGTACTATCATTCTTATCTACTCTTGTAACAACTCCTGATACTGTTTTTCCGACTTTTTCTCTATATTTTGACATAATATTTTCTTCAACAAATCTTTGAAGCTTGTACTCAAAATTACTAGAAAGAATAGTTGCGGCATTTCTTCCCATATTTTCAAACTCTAACTCATAACTCAAAGAGTCTCCTAGCTCTAAATCACTATTAATCGCTTTTGCTTCATCTATTGCTATAAAATTTTCTTTATTTATTTGAGTCCCATCTTCATTTTGTAAATCTTCAAATAATCTCTTATCATCATTTGCTACAACTTCTATTTTTTGGAAAAGTGTTAATTTT
This window contains:
- the nusA gene encoding transcription termination factor NusA, with the translated sequence MDKIIDILDSIAYEKGLKITDVENALKEALIKTAQKMVDYTLIFDAKVDRANKKLTLFQKIEVVANDDKRLFEDLQNEDGTQINKENFIAIDEAKAINSDLELGDSLSYELEFENMGRNAATILSSNFEYKLQRFVEENIMSKYREKVGKTVSGVVTRVDKNDSTFIEIGEIKGILQRKNRIKGEHFKVGDTLQAVVKSVNIDKGLGLMIELSRTSPKFLENLLTMEVPELKDEKIIIQASARIPGTRSKIALISTSPQIDAIGAIVGVKGVRINAVSKELNGENIDCIEYSTVPEMFISRALSPALVNSVKIEEHPKNGEKGKAIVMINSEQKSKAIGKAGLNIRLASMLTKYDIEIVEIETGATASNFETKKEDKIADTSSLEALFK